The Orcinus orca chromosome 16, mOrcOrc1.1, whole genome shotgun sequence genome includes a window with the following:
- the DDRGK1 gene encoding DDRGK domain-containing protein 1, which yields MGNGRGRMGVRRGLGDPGPQAGRAGWFHLEAVVMVAPVVYLVAAALLVGLILFLTRSRSRVVAAVQEPLHNEEEAVVAGRVAQPQPLEPEEQRTGGRPRRRRDLGSRLQAQRRAQRVAWAEVAENEGEAVIPAQEEEDIEKPVETHLLGKIGAKKLRKLEEKQARKAQREAEEAEREERKRLESQREAEWKKEEERLRLEEEQKEEEERKAREEQAQREHEEYLKLKEAFVVEEEGVGETMTEEQSHSFLAEFINYIKQSKVVLLEDLASQVGLRTQDTINRIQDLLTEGTLTGVIDDRGKFIYITPEELAAMANFIRQRGRVSITELAQASNSLIAWGREPPAQVPA from the exons ATGGGAAACGGGAGGGGCCGCATGGGCGTTAGGCGGGGTCTGGGAGATCCCGGGCCTCAGGCTGGACGCGCTGGCTGGTTCCATCTGGAAGCCGTTGTCATGGTGGCCCCGGTGGTGTACTTGGTGGCGGCGGCTCTGCTTGTCGGCCTTATCCTCTTCCTGACTCGCAGCCGGAGCCGGGTGGTAGCAG CTGTCCAAGAGCCTTTGCACAATGAGGAGGAGGCAGTAGTAGCAGGCCGAGTggcccagcctcagcccctgGAGCCCGAGGAGCAGAGAACTGGGGGCAGGCCCCGGCGCCGCAGGGACCTGGGCAGCCGCCTGCAGGCCCAGCGTCGAGCCCAGCGGGTGGCCTGGGCAGAAGTAGCTGAGAATGAGGGGGAGGCCGTCATCCCAG CCCAAGAGGAAGAAGACATCGAGAAGCCAGTGGAAACTCACCTGTTAGGGAAAATTGGAGCTAAGAAACTGCGGAAGCTGGAGGAGAAACAAGCACGAAAAGCTCAGCGTGAG GCAGAGGAGGCTGAGCGTGAGGAGAGGAAACGCCTTGAGTCGCAGCGTGAGGCAGAgtggaaaaaggaggaggagcgGCTTCGCTTGGAGGAGGAACAGAAG gaggaggaggagaggaaagcccGGGAGGAGCAGGCCCAGCGGGAGCATGAAGAGTATCTGAAACTGAAGGAGGCCTTCGTGGTGGAGGAAGAGGGTGTGGGCGAGACCATGACTGAGGAGCAG TCCCACAGCTTCCTGGCCGAGTTCATCAACTACATTAAG CAGTCCAAGGTCGTGCTCTTGGAAGACCTGGCTTCCCAGGTGGGCCTGCGGACTCAG GACACCATAAACCGCATCCAGGACCTGCTGACTGAGGGAACTCTTACAG GTGTGATTGACGACCGGGGCAAGTTCATCTACATAACCCCGGAGGAACTGGCTGCCATGGCTAACTTCATCCGACAGCGGGGCCGGGTATCCATCACCGAGCTTGCCCAGGCCAGCAACTCCCTCATCGCCTGGGGCCGGGAGCCCCctgcccaggtcccagcctga